The stretch of DNA TACTCCGGCTCCCTGGCCTGGACCAACTCCTTCACCCGCATCACCAAGACCTATCCGGGCCGGATGGTGTTCGTGGTGGTCAACCTGCTGATCGCCCTGGTCCTGATGGAAGCCAACATGTTCGACTTCCTCAACACCATCCTGGGCTTCTACGCCAACTGCGCCATGGCCTGGGTGGTCACCGTTGCCTCGGATATCGCCATCAACAAGTACCTGCTCAAGATCTCCCCGAAGGTGCCTGAGTTCCGCCGCGGCATGCTCTACGCAGTGAACCCGGTGGGGTTCGTCTCGATGCTGGTGTCCGCGGGCGTTTCCATCGCCGTGTTCTTCGGGGCTTTTGGGTCCGGCATCCAGCCGTATTCGCCGATCTTTGCGGTGGGCCTGGCGCTGGTGCTGCCGCCGGCGCTCGCGGTCCTGACCCGCGGCCGGTACTACCTCCGCCGGACCGACGACGGTATTGACCTGCCCATGTTCGATGCCGACGGCAACCCCAGCGACGCGAAACTCACCTGCCATGTGACCGGGCTAGAGTTCGAACGTCCGGACATGGTGCGCTCGGCACAGGACGCGCCCGACGGCGGCCCGCAGTACGTTTCCTCGCTCGCCTTGTCCACGGACAAGACAGGGGAGTTGGTGCTTCCTGCGCAGAAGTAGCCGTACTTGAGCTCTGTGGTTTGGGGCCTTTGCAGTTGGGGGGAAGCCGGTGCCTGGGGGCACCGGCTTTTCCATGTGACTTCCGCGCCGCCTTGCGGGGTGGTAGAACCGGAGTCGGATGCCTGTGGATAACTCTTATCGCGAAGATGTGACCTGGGCTACCCTTGAATCACTGTCCGGAGCAAGCCGTCTTGAAACAACTGGGGGAATAGCGGCCCATGACCTCGCGCAACGTTCGTACGTCCGCTGGCCCTCGAGCTGGCGTAGTGGCTCTGGCGGTTGCCGGGGTGTTCCTGCTGGCTGGTTGCTCAGGCGGAGCCCCGGCGGATCCGGGGACCGGCTCGCCCAGTGCTTCGGAGTCAGCCTCGCCCAGTCCTTCGGCAACGCCTACTCCGACGCCCAGCGCTGTCTACAAGCCCGCCGACGCGACCGGCCCCGCCCAGAACGTCCCCGTCCCGGTGCTGCCGGAAGTGGCGAAGACGGAGACAAAGGAAGGGCTGGAGGCGTTCGTACGATACTGGTACCAGGTTCTGGACTATTCGTACCAGACTGGCGACTCAACGATTCTGCAAAAAATTTCCGGGCCGGCATGCGTCTTTTGTGCAGGACTGGGCGACGGCATAGCGGAGTCCTGGAAAGACGGGCGTTGGATTTCCGGTGGCCGGGTTGAAACCCCTGTCATAACTGGAACGCTAGAGCCAGGGAAGGAACCATACGCGGTCGTCCAGGTGATTCAGGCAATAATCGAGATCAGAAATGCCGACGGCAGTCTCCATCAAGCTCCTACTCCGGCAACCAATACTGGCAGTCGCGCCGCCGTGAAATTTGATGGCAACAGTTGGATCCTGACCGACCTCGGTCTAATTAGGTAAGCCATGAGGGTTGTCGCATTCAAGGTTCTTTGCTTGACGATGCTGTTTCTTGTGATGGCCCCACTTGTTGCCCGCGCCGACATCTCAGTTGGTTACGAGGACAGAGGCATCGGCGTCGGTGCCGACACATGGATAAGAGATGAGAACACCGGTGAGTTGGTCAAACCAGAGCCTGGTGCTGTCGGTACTGACCCGAACGAATACAAGTACGAACTGCAGTGCCACCTCGGCGGGGGAGACTTTGATACTCCCTGCCTGGCCCGCCAGTTGGAGTGTAAGAACGGCCCCGACGGTGAAGAAGGCATTCCGGTCATGTGGCTCTCCAGGCCCCGGGGCGTTCCCGGCTCTGTGTGGGCGCCGCATTCCGGCCCTACCTGCCTTTACGACGCCAGGCCCGAAGACCTCCTGCCAAGGATCGCCGCGGACATCCAGCGCGAGTTCCAGAACCTGCCCGTGAGCGCCGGATCTGTCACCGCGCAACCAAGCCCGCATACCCTCAGGGGCGCCGAGACAAACTTCTACGCGGAGTCCGTGGAACAGCAGTTCGACATCACCATGTTCGGCCAGCAGGTCCACGTGGTGGCCACGCCGGTGCAATACACGTGGAACTACGGCGACGGCACAGTTTTCGGCCCGCAGCCCTCGATGGGCGGCCCGCTGCCCCAGGACCGGTGGGGCGAAAAGACCCGGACCAGCCACGCCTACGGGGCCACCGGTGACTTCCAGGTGGTGCTGACAACTTCCTTCCAGGGAACCTACTCGGTCAATAACGGTCCCGCCCTGCCCATTCCCGGCCAAGGGCAGTTCAGCGCCCCGCCGCAGACCATCAGCGTCTGGCGGTCCCTCACCCGGAACTACGCAGACGACTGCAACGCCAACCCGCAGGGCCAAGGCTGCCCCGGCACGGCCCGCTGACAGCGCGGTCGAAGCACCGCCTTTTGCGTCCACTCCGCACTCGCAGAACAGCTGTCCTGTGATTCGCCTCGCATCCGGAATAGTTGCACGCGCTTCTTAGTTGGCAGGAAGAGTAAGCCTTCAGCCCCCGAAAGGAACGCGCATGCTGTTTTCCACCCTCACCCTCGGCGAACTTGAGCTCCCCAACCGTCTGGTCATGGCGCCACTGACGCGCGTCCGCTCCGGCGAGGCAGGCGTCCCGGGGCCGCTCGTCGTCGAGCACTACCGCCAGCGCGCCTCGCTCGGCCTGATCGTCAGCGAAGGAACCCACCCGAGCGCCGGTGCACGCTCGTACGCCGGTCAGCCGGGCATCTTCACCCCCGAACAGGTTGCCGGCTGGAAGAAGGTCACGGACGCCGTTCACGCGGAGGGCGGCCGGATGTTCGCCCAGATCATGCACGGCGGGCGCGTCTCGCACCAGGACATCACGGGCGGTGCGGAAATCGTCGCGCCCAGCGCCGTCGCCGTGGAAGGTACCGTCCACACGCCGGCCGGCAAGCAGCCGTACCCGGTGCCGCGTGCCCTCGACACTGACGAACTGCCCATGGTCATCCAGGAACTGGTCAACGCCTCCCTCAACGCCATTGAAGCCGGGTTCGACGGCGTCGAGCTGCACTCCGCCAACGGCTACCTCCTGCACGAATTCCTTGCCCCGAACTCCAACATCCGGACTGACAGCTACGGCGGTTCGCCCGAGAACCGTGCGCGCTTCGTCATCGAAACGGTGAACGCCGTTGTGGCAGCGGTCGGCGCTAACCGCGTGGGCATCCGCATCTCGCCCGAACACAACGTCCAGGGCATCGCCGAGACGGACGCGGCAGACGTCCGCGCCACCTATGAAGTGCTCGTGGACAGCATCGCCCCGCTCAACCTCGCCTATCTCAGCGTCCTCCACCACGAGCCCACCGGCCAGCTGGTCCAGGACCTCCGCAGCCGTTTCAGCGGCCCCTTCCTGGTGAACACCGGCTTCGGCGTGGTGACCACCCGGGAAGAGGCAGTGAGCCTCGTGGCTGACGGGCATGCAGACGCCGTGGTGGTGGGCCGGCCTGCCATCGCCAACCCGGACCTGGCGCGCCGCTGGAAGGAAAGCCTGCCGCTCAACGAGCCGGACGCCAGCACCTTCTACAGCACCGGTGCTGAAGGCTACACGGACTACCCCTTCTACCAGGACAGCAACTCGTAGCAGCAAGGCGGCCACACGCGATGAGGGCGGTACCCGTGATCGGGTGCCGCCCTCATCTGCTGCTGCACGGTGTGCTGTCCCGGCAGCGAAAAACCGGAAGCCATCCGACGACCCCCGGCCTACTCGGATTTTTGGCCCGCCGGACCCCTGTGGAAGCCGGCGGTGATCAGATGCTACTCCACCGAATTGACTTTTACTAGGGCCCTTTTTCAGCCGCAAAACAGGTGCAGGTTGGCGGGTTACAGAAACGCCTCGCGGCCCGTCCCTTCCTTCATGACGAGCCGGTCGTCCTGGATGGAGACAAGCACGCTTTTGGGCTTTCCGCTCACCTTGGTAATGGCCTTCAGCCCGCGGTTGGTCACCTCGACGCCCACCTGGGAACCCTTCGCCGGCAGTTCTACAGACACCTCGGAGGCGATCCCGAGGATGGGATTGGTGGATACATCCACGTCACGCCACACCTGCTTGCCGTTGACCGTCAGGGTGATGTTGGCCTCCTCGAACCCTTCCTGAAACACAATCAGCAGTTCTTTCATGGCGGCCTCTTCCTCGAGCATTATTGGCCTAAGACGGCATATCAACTACAGCACTTCGCGGACGGGAGCGGAATACCCTTGCCGGCCGCGCGGTCCCGGGAAAGCGGCCCTGCCAACGCCCAATCGCGGTAGCCCGGCATTTCCCGTCCGGTGGAGCGCAACAAGGAGGTAAGGCAAGATGTTCAGGTGACCCAACAGCCGCAAGCCCCTTCCAAGTCCGCAGCGCAGCAGCCGGACGATGCCATCTATGGACAGATTGCCGGGGAGCTGGGCGTCAATGCCTGGCAAGTGAAGGTCGCCGTCGATCTGCTTGACGGCGGGTCGACGGTCCCGTTCATCGCCCGGTACCGCAAGGAAGCCACCGGAACCCTGGACGACAGCCAGCTCCGCGACCTGGAAGAGCGGCTGCGCTACCTCCGGGAACTTGCCGACCGCCGTCGCGCGGTCCTGGAAGCCATTGATTCCCAGGGCCAGCTGACACCGGAACTGAAGAAGGCCCTCCTGGCAGCGGACACCAAGTCCAGGCTCGAGGACATCTACCTGCCGTTCAAGTCCAAACGGCGCACCAAGGCGCAGATGGCGCGCGAAGCAGGGCTCGAGCCGCTCGCCGACGCACTCGTGAAGCGGCCCGAGCTCGACCCGGAGCGCGAAGCCGCCAAATACCTCAACCCCGAACACACCATTAGTGATGCGGCTACGGCCCTCGCCGGTGCCCGCGCCATCCTCGTCGAGCGGGTGGCCCAGGACCCGGACCTTGCGGCCACGCTCCGCGAGCGTCTGTGGACGCAGGGCCGGATGGTGTCCCGCGTGAAGAAAGGCAAAGAAGCGGACGGCCAGAAGTTCGCCGACTACTTCGACTTCACCCAGGCGCCCTCGGGGATGCCCTCGCACCGTGTGCTGGCGCTGCTGCGTGGGGAAAAGGACGGCGTCCTTGAGCTCGACCTCGCCGAGGCGGATCCCGCGGACGACGACGCCCTGTCCGCCTCCCGGGCGCGCTACGAGTCCGCGGTGGCCAGGTTCCTCGGGGTCGCCAACCGCGGCCGGCCCGCCGACGCGTGGCTGATGCAGACGGCCCAGATTGCCTGGAAATCCCGGGTGCTGGCCCGGCTCACTGCCGACCTGCGCGGCAGGATGTTCGCGGCTGCCGAAGACGAGGCAGTCCGCGTGTTCGCGGCAAACCTCCGCGATGTCCTCCTGGCGGCACCGGCGGGCAACCGCCCCACCCTCGGCCTGGACCCGGGGCTGCGCACCGGCGTGAAGGTTGCGGTGGTGGACGGCACCGGCAAGGTGGTTGCCACGGACACCGTGTACCCCCACGCTCCGGCCAGGAAATGGGATGAAGCGTTGGCGTCGCTGGTGAAACTGGCGCGGCAGCACGCCGTCGAACTCGTGGCCATCGGTAACGGAACCGCGTCCAGGGAGACGGACAAACTCGCCGCCGAGCTCATCAAGCTCCTCCCGGACGTGGACCGGAAGCCACAGAAACTCGTGGTCTCCGAAGCCGGCGCCTCCGTGTACTCGGCCTCGGCGCTCGCCGCCGCCGAACTTCCCGGCATGGATGTTTCACTGCGTGGTGCTGTGTCCATTGCCCGGCGTCTGCAGGACCCCCTAGCGGAACTCGTGAAGATTGATCCCAAATCCATCGGCGTGGGCCAGTACCAGCACGACGTCACCGCATCAAAGCTGGACCGCAGCCTGGATGCGGTGGTGGAGGACTGTGTGAACGCCGTCGGCGTTGACGTCAACACCGCGTCGCCGGCGCTCCTGAGCCGGGTGGCCGGCGTCGGGCCCCTGCTGAGCGAAAACATCGTGGCCTACCGGAACGAAAACGGCCCGTTCGCCAAACGCTCAGACCTCAAGAAGGTGCCGCGGCTGGGGGCCAAGGCCTTCGAGCAGTGCGCCGGCTTCCTTCGGATCACCGGCGGAACAGAGCCGCTTGACGCCTCCAGCGTGCACCCCGAGTCCTATGCGGTGGCCCGGAAGGTCCTGGTGGCGGCAGGCTCGGCGGCGGCGTCGTCACTGGATCCCCGCGACTTTGTGGACGACACTTTCGGCCTTCCCACCGTGACCGACATCCTCGCCGAGCTGGACAAGCCGGGCCGTGACCCGCGCCCGGCGTTCACCACCGCGGCGTTCTCCGAAGGCATCGAAAAGATTTCCGACCTGAAACCCGGGATGGTCCTGGAGGGTACGGTCACCAACGTGGCCGCCTTCGGAGCCTTTGTGGACGTGGGCGTGCACCAGGACGGCCTGGTCCATGTGTCCGCCCTGGCCAACCGCTTCGTGTCCGATCCCCGCGAGGTGGTGAAGTCCGGGCAGGTGGTGCGCGTCAAGGTCCTGGAGGCGGACCCCGAACGAAAGCGCATTTCCCTGACGCTGAGGCTCGACGACGAACCTGGCCCCCGCGGGCAGGCTCCCCGCGGTCCCGGCTCTGGCGGGCAGCGCCCCGCGGGTTCCTCTGCAGGTGCCGCCAACGCCCGCGATTCCCGCAAGGGCGGCCCGGGTGCCGCGCCGCAGGGTGAACGGAAGGCCAGCGGAGGCCAGGGCGGCAAGGGCGCAGGAGGCCGGAACCCGGGTGCGGCCGCGGCACGCTCCGGCGCGCGGGGTCCTGCTCCGCAGCCTGCGCCTGCCAACACCGCCATGGCCGAGGCGCTTCGCCGGGCCGGACTGGGGAAGTAAGGCACCCGGACGCTCCCGGGAAGCACGTGGCAGCCCCGGACCCGGCCAGCGGAACCATGGGCTTCCGGGCACGGCAGCTTTCTGCAAGGGTGGGGCCATGACCTATTTCCTGGAGTACACGATTCCTGCCGCATCCAGCGACGCCGAGTTTGAGTTTCCCCATGATGAGATCAATTCCGGCACCACCATTCCGCTGGCGCAGACCGGTGCCGAGGTGGTCCATGCCTCGGATCTGCCCGCGCGCACCAGCATCGTGGGAGCCACCGTCCCGGAAGCGAAACTCGAGGCTGAGCAACTGATCTCGCACAGCAGTGCCTCGGAAGCCGCGCTCTACTTTGATCCCTCAGAGTCGCTCGGGACCGGCGTTGGCACGCTCGTGGCCACCTTCACGGACAGCGGGGGCTGGCAGGACACCCCCGGGGAGGATCGACAGGGAAGCACGTTCTAGCGGGTTATCCGGGCCGCTGGCTCCCCAGCAGCCGCGGCCTGCCGAACCTCGTGTGCACTCCCGGGGAGTAGAGCACGGACTCCGGCGGTCCTTCCGCCTTGATTCCCGCAGACTCAACCAGCCCGTCCGCCAGTGTATGGACAGCTGCGTCAAAGAGCGGCCAGGGGCTGTGCGTATTGGGGATGAAGGCGGTCCGGCCGAAGAAGCGGCCATGCATGCCGAACCGTGCGGTCAGGAAGACGGACAAAGGATCGGCCGCCGCTGCACCCAGTCGGGGGACAACAGTAAAGTCGCTTCCGGCCCGTGTACCGCCGAAGCGGCGTACGGAGTAGCCCACCGGGAAGGCCCCGCCGTCCGAGGCCGTGGTTCCGGCCTCCGCCGAGCTCATCGGCAACCCGCCGGCCCCCACGGGAAGGCCGGCCAACGCAGGATCCTTGACCAGACGTAGGGGATTCCCGCCGCCCGGGTGGCCATCACCACCGGCAGTCGGTTGGCGTCCAGGCTCAGGAACACCACGCCGCGGGTCCCGTCCGGCGCGCGTGAATAGAGCCGGACATTGACCTCGTTGAAGCTCCCCACATAGGGGATGCCGGGCCCGCGCCCCAGCCCGGCCTGATCCATCCGGAATCCAATCAGGCCCACCCAGGAACTGCCGTCAAAGACGTCCGGCCGCACTCCCGCCGGCATGAACCGCGCCGCCACGGACACGTCGATGCGCCAGTGCAGAAAGACGGCGTCCAGCCAGCGCTGGTCTGAGAGCACGGGGGCGGGCAGTTCCGGCGGGTGGGGCCACTGGTTGTCCACGGGCCGCACCGCAGGCAGGCCACCGCGGGGAGGTGGAAGAGTCATGGCTGAAGCCTAAACGGCGCGAAGCGGCACTGGGCACTGCGGGCCCGATCTCCTGGCCCGTCACCACCAGAGCCGTTTAGGGGTGCCGGACCCCATGCCCGGCCAGGACATCCCGGTATCCTTCCCGGAACGTGGGGAAAGTGAACGTGAAGCCGCTGGCCCGCAGGAGCGCGTTGGAGCATCTCTTGTTGTTGCCGCGTGCCGGCCCGGCGTCACCCACTGCCGGTTCGGGCAGCTTCAGTTCCGTGGCCAGGAACCGGAGCACCAAGCCCAGGTCCGCGGCCTCGTTGTCCACGCCGATATAGACGGGCGCCGGGGTGCTGTCCATCGTGGCAAGATGCACGACGGCGGCAGCGGCGTCGTCGCGGTGGATGCGGTTGGTGTACCGGACGTCCTCCGGGACCACCGCAGTTCCGCTCCGCACCTGATCGATTAGCCGGGTCCGGCCGGGCCCGTAGATACCGCCGAGCCGCAGGGACACCGCCGCGGTCCCGGAACCGGCAAGCCTCGAACGCAGCAGATCTTCGGCCTCCACCAAAACCCTGCCGGAGAAACCGCCCGGTTCCGGTGCCGTCCCTTCGTCCACCCAGCCGCCCCCGGCGTCGCCGTACACGGCGGTGGAGGAGACGAAAAGCACCCGGCCGGGGATCACGCCGTCGCGCTCCAAAGCGTCCAGGACGTGGGACACGCCGTCCACGTAGGCGGCGCGGTACGCGTCTTCCTTCGGTGCGTCCGCAGCCACGGCGATTACGACGGCGGACGTGTCCGCAGGGACCGGCGGCAGTTGGGCGGAGCCCAGGTCAGCCGCCACGCCTTCAATGGCTGCCGGAAGTTTTGAGGGGGAGCGGCGCCAGCCCACGACGCGGTGGCCCAGGGCGGCGAACCGAAGCCCGGCCTCGGTACCCAGGTCCCCACAGCCCGCAAGAAGAATGGTCATGGGTTACGGTGCCTCCACCGGGAAGAAGACCCGCGGGTCCTGCAGGAGGGCAGGGTAGGCGAACGCGGAGCGGTCGATGATCTCGTTGACCGTGAAATGCCTGCCGAACCGGCCGTCGTCCAGGGTAATGGGCCGGCCCGTCACCTGGCCCACGGCGAACTTGGCGCCCTTCTCGAATGGAACGGCAACCGGCGTCTTTCCCGGCAGGGTGGAGAAGGCTTCCTCCTGCGCGAGCCGCTTGCGGGTGGGCTTCTTGGCCTGCGGCTTGGGAACTGCCTTCCGCGACTGCTTCGAGGGCCGCCGGGACTTCTCCTCGAGGTACACAGGGGTGTAGTCGTCGTCCGAGCCGGGCGCGCCTGCCGTGGCGGCATTGCCCCGGCCGACGGGCGGCAGTGCCACGGTGTCCAGGGTCTGGGGATCGACGTCCGCATGCGGGTCCCGGAGGATCCACAGGATCTCGCCCTCGGGCTCCTGCGGGAGGAATTCATGCCGGGGCTCGGGCCAGACGTAGTCCATCTCCGGAATCGCGTCCGCAAAGAGGGGGCTGTAGAACTTGGAATCCTTGTGGACCAGCTTGGAGCGGTGGCTGAGGTGGAATTCCGGATCGCCAAGCCACGGCGGCAGCAGGATCTTCGACGCGTAGTCCGGGTGGGCTGCCTGCGGGGCGAACTCGGCGATGTTGGCGCGCGTGTTGTCCGGGTGGCCGCGTTCCATCCACTCGTCCACCATGGCCAGGCCGTACATGGTGAGGGCCGGGACGTGGCCCATCCACATCCGGATCGCCGGGTGGGTCTGCCACCCGTATCCGGGAAGGACCAGCGCACGGAGCGTCTGCAGGGCTTCCACCCGCTGCTTGCCCAGCCGGGCGGTGTCCAGTGCAGCGGCGCTCTGCCGGAAATCAGGGTACGGGAGGAAGGTTTGCATCCATTCAGTCTGACGGCACGTTGCTGATGTGCCAATTGCAGTGCCGGGCGCCACAGGAAGGCAGGCCGGATGTCCAAATAGTGGACGGTTGCATACTGGCGGTTGGTCGAACCACTAAGATCACCGCAACCCGTCCCGCGTTTTGGAAGCTACCTCATGACATTTTCAGCTGAAAACCCCGCCTCCCGCCCCGCGCAGCCCCGCTACGGACTGATGCTCGGTCCCGAAGCCAATGGCATCCTGGTCCTTGATGAGTTCACCATCGATCCCGCGGCTGCCCGCCACGAACAGCACGGTTTCCGGGCCGGTATGGCCACCGTTGCCAGGACCATGCGCCGCATTGCGGCCCTTCGCGTAGTGATCGCCCTCGTGGCCATCGGCAACCTTCCGCTGTTCCTGCTCTCCAGCGGATGGTGGATCTACGCCGTCTCGCTGGCCCTCGTCATCGGGGTGCACACGGCAGTGACGCTGTTGAACCGCCACGAGCCGCGCCTGAAGCAGCGCTCAGCATTGGAACTCCACCTGCACCGTGAGCGCAGCGCCAACTACCGCAAGGTGCGCGACGCCGTGAAGTACATGATCGATACTCCGGCCCGCATGAACGAACACCTCTACCTGGAACTGCTCGCCGTCAAGCGCGTGGCACTGAACCTGGCGCACGGCACCGTGGCCCTGCTGGACACCTCTGACGATTCGGCCTGGAAGGTGCGTATCGTCCGGGAGATTCCCGCCAGCTGAAGCTGTCCCGCCCGTCTTCGGCGTTCGAGCACCACAATTAAAGAGAACGACGCCGGCACATCCCTTGTGGGGGCGTGCCGGCGTCGTTCTATGGTCAACGGAATTTGTCTATCGCCGACCGGTTTTGGGGCCCGCTAAGCGGGGAGCTGGAGCACCTGTCCTTCGAACACCAGGTTGGGATCGGAGATGGTGTCCAGGTTGGCGTCGGCAAGGTGCTGCCAACCGCCTGCGATACCCAGCTTATCGGCGACGATGCTCAGGGTGTCGCCGGCTTCGAGGGTGTAGGTCTCGCCGCTGAGGGCTACAGAGGTAGCGTGCCGGGCCGGTGCCTGCGCGGCAGGCGCAGCTTCGACGGCTGCGGCCTGGACGGGAGCCGCCTGGACCGGTGCCTGCTGCACTGGTGCCTGCTGGACCGGGGCGCCGCCCCCGCCGCTCAGGCCCAGCTGGGATGAGCAGGAAGGCCAGGCGCCCCAGCCCTGGGAGGCCTGGACACGCTCGGCCACGGCGATCTGCTGTTCGCGGCTGGCGTCTGCAGGTGAGCCGGAACCGCCGTAGGCCTGCCAGGTGCTGGCTGTGAACTGGAGGCCGCCGGAGAATCCGTTGCCCGTGTTGGTGGACCAGTTGCCGCCGCTTTCACACTGGGCCAGCGAGTCCCACGTTGACGTGGGGGTGGCTGCGTTGGCAGCGCCGGTGGAAAGGGCGACGCCCGCTACGGAAAGAGCCGCCACGGTGGCTCCACGGCGCGCAACAGTACGGAAAGAGGATTTATTCATGGTGGTGATGCTCCTGAAGGCCACCCGCGCTGGCTCCGTCCCCGAAGATCGTCGCGCTCCTGCCCGCCCCTGACAAATAGAGGTCAACGTCGGTGGCTGCCGCTGGGCAGTTCTGGTGAAGGCAGCACCTGGCATTCATGCGCCCGCCGGACGGGCATGCATTTCACGCTAAAACATAGCCTTGGCGTTATCAAATCGAGATAGGTGCTGCGATTCGCGGGGCGGGCACGGACAGCTGCGCAGGCTGCCGACGGCTGCGGCGGCCTCCATGCGGGGTGCGCTCCGGGCCCGGGCAGGCGGGAATCCCCACAGGGGATTATCCTGACCGGATGGAAAACTTTGAGGGTGAGCCCGTTGCGCCCGAAACCGGAGTGTCAGAACCCAACGCCGCTGTCCCGGCCCGGCTCCTGCCGGTTGCTGAACTGCACCTGCACATCGAAGGCACCCTGCAGCCTGAATTGATCTTTGCCCTCGCGGAACGCAACGGCATCACCCTCCCGTACGCGGACCTTGACGAGCTGCGCCAGCGGTACGAATTCACGGACCTTCAGTCCTTCCTGGACCTGTACTACGCCAACATGGCCGTGCTGCAGACCGAAGAGGACTTCGCAGCCATGACCCACGCCTACCTCGAACGTGCCGCGGCCGCCGGCGTCCGGCACGCCGAGATCATGCTGGACCCGCAGGCCCACCTGTCCCGGGGCATCTCGCTGGAGACCTGCGTCAACGGCGTCGCATCCGTGCTGGCCACCTCGATGGAGGACTTTGGGATGTCCACCATCCTGATCGCCGCCTTCCTGCGTGACCTCCCCGAGGAGTCTGCCCTCGAAGTCCTGGACGCCCTGCTGGCCATGGACGCACCGATCGGTGCCATCGGCCTGGACTCCGCGGAGGTAGGCAACCCGCCCGCAAAGTTTGAGCGCCTCTATGCCAGGGCCCGCGAAGCAGGCCTACGGCTGACGGCCCACGCAGGTGAGGAGGGACCGGCGTCGTACGTTGTGGAAGCCCTGGACGTCCTGGGCGTGGAACGCATCGACCACGGCATCCGCTGCATGGACGACGCCGACCTG from Pseudarthrobacter chlorophenolicus A6 encodes:
- a CDS encoding NAD-dependent epimerase/dehydratase family protein: MTILLAGCGDLGTEAGLRFAALGHRVVGWRRSPSKLPAAIEGVAADLGSAQLPPVPADTSAVVIAVAADAPKEDAYRAAYVDGVSHVLDALERDGVIPGRVLFVSSTAVYGDAGGGWVDEGTAPEPGGFSGRVLVEAEDLLRSRLAGSGTAAVSLRLGGIYGPGRTRLIDQVRSGTAVVPEDVRYTNRIHRDDAAAAVVHLATMDSTPAPVYIGVDNEAADLGLVLRFLATELKLPEPAVGDAGPARGNNKRCSNALLRASGFTFTFPTFREGYRDVLAGHGVRHP
- a CDS encoding DUF6318 family protein, encoding MTSRNVRTSAGPRAGVVALAVAGVFLLAGCSGGAPADPGTGSPSASESASPSPSATPTPTPSAVYKPADATGPAQNVPVPVLPEVAKTETKEGLEAFVRYWYQVLDYSYQTGDSTILQKISGPACVFCAGLGDGIAESWKDGRWISGGRVETPVITGTLEPGKEPYAVVQVIQAIIEIRNADGSLHQAPTPATNTGSRAAVKFDGNSWILTDLGLIR
- a CDS encoding adenosine deaminase — its product is MENFEGEPVAPETGVSEPNAAVPARLLPVAELHLHIEGTLQPELIFALAERNGITLPYADLDELRQRYEFTDLQSFLDLYYANMAVLQTEEDFAAMTHAYLERAAAAGVRHAEIMLDPQAHLSRGISLETCVNGVASVLATSMEDFGMSTILIAAFLRDLPEESALEVLDALLAMDAPIGAIGLDSAEVGNPPAKFERLYARAREAGLRLTAHAGEEGPASYVVEALDVLGVERIDHGIRCMDDADLVERLVDERIPLTVCPLSNVRLRTVDTLADHPLPAMLAAGLNVSVNSDDPAYFGGYVDDNFAQLEAVFELSEFDKARLAANSIHSSFASEERKAELLEELNSGELAH
- a CDS encoding alkene reductase — its product is MLFSTLTLGELELPNRLVMAPLTRVRSGEAGVPGPLVVEHYRQRASLGLIVSEGTHPSAGARSYAGQPGIFTPEQVAGWKKVTDAVHAEGGRMFAQIMHGGRVSHQDITGGAEIVAPSAVAVEGTVHTPAGKQPYPVPRALDTDELPMVIQELVNASLNAIEAGFDGVELHSANGYLLHEFLAPNSNIRTDSYGGSPENRARFVIETVNAVVAAVGANRVGIRISPEHNVQGIAETDAADVRATYEVLVDSIAPLNLAYLSVLHHEPTGQLVQDLRSRFSGPFLVNTGFGVVTTREEAVSLVADGHADAVVVGRPAIANPDLARRWKESLPLNEPDASTFYSTGAEGYTDYPFYQDSNS
- a CDS encoding DUF2071 domain-containing protein — protein: MTLPPPRGGLPAVRPVDNQWPHPPELPAPVLSDQRWLDAVFLHWRIDVSVAARFMPAGVRPDVFDGSSWVGLIGFRMDQAGLGRGPGIPYVGSFNEVNVRLYSRAPDGTRGVVFLSLDANRLPVVMATRAAGIPYVWSRILRWPAFPWGPAGCR
- a CDS encoding Tex family protein, whose protein sequence is MTQQPQAPSKSAAQQPDDAIYGQIAGELGVNAWQVKVAVDLLDGGSTVPFIARYRKEATGTLDDSQLRDLEERLRYLRELADRRRAVLEAIDSQGQLTPELKKALLAADTKSRLEDIYLPFKSKRRTKAQMAREAGLEPLADALVKRPELDPEREAAKYLNPEHTISDAATALAGARAILVERVAQDPDLAATLRERLWTQGRMVSRVKKGKEADGQKFADYFDFTQAPSGMPSHRVLALLRGEKDGVLELDLAEADPADDDALSASRARYESAVARFLGVANRGRPADAWLMQTAQIAWKSRVLARLTADLRGRMFAAAEDEAVRVFAANLRDVLLAAPAGNRPTLGLDPGLRTGVKVAVVDGTGKVVATDTVYPHAPARKWDEALASLVKLARQHAVELVAIGNGTASRETDKLAAELIKLLPDVDRKPQKLVVSEAGASVYSASALAAAELPGMDVSLRGAVSIARRLQDPLAELVKIDPKSIGVGQYQHDVTASKLDRSLDAVVEDCVNAVGVDVNTASPALLSRVAGVGPLLSENIVAYRNENGPFAKRSDLKKVPRLGAKAFEQCAGFLRITGGTEPLDASSVHPESYAVARKVLVAAGSAAASSLDPRDFVDDTFGLPTVTDILAELDKPGRDPRPAFTTAAFSEGIEKISDLKPGMVLEGTVTNVAAFGAFVDVGVHQDGLVHVSALANRFVSDPREVVKSGQVVRVKVLEADPERKRISLTLRLDDEPGPRGQAPRGPGSGGQRPAGSSAGAANARDSRKGGPGAAPQGERKASGGQGGKGAGGRNPGAAAARSGARGPAPQPAPANTAMAEALRRAGLGK
- a CDS encoding DUF2071 domain-containing protein gives rise to the protein MAGLPVGAGGLPMSSAEAGTTASDGGAFPVGYSVRRFGGTRAGSDFTVVPRLGAAAADPLSVFLTARFGMHGRFFGRTAFIPNTHSPWPLFDAAVHTLADGLVESAGIKAEGPPESVLYSPGVHTRFGRPRLLGSQRPG
- a CDS encoding LysM peptidoglycan-binding domain-containing protein, which produces MNKSSFRTVARRGATVAALSVAGVALSTGAANAATPTSTWDSLAQCESGGNWSTNTGNGFSGGLQFTASTWQAYGGSGSPADASREQQIAVAERVQASQGWGAWPSCSSQLGLSGGGGAPVQQAPVQQAPVQAAPVQAAAVEAAPAAQAPARHATSVALSGETYTLEAGDTLSIVADKLGIAGGWQHLADANLDTISDPNLVFEGQVLQLPA
- a CDS encoding MSMEG_6728 family protein — its product is MQTFLPYPDFRQSAAALDTARLGKQRVEALQTLRALVLPGYGWQTHPAIRMWMGHVPALTMYGLAMVDEWMERGHPDNTRANIAEFAPQAAHPDYASKILLPPWLGDPEFHLSHRSKLVHKDSKFYSPLFADAIPEMDYVWPEPRHEFLPQEPEGEILWILRDPHADVDPQTLDTVALPPVGRGNAATAGAPGSDDDYTPVYLEEKSRRPSKQSRKAVPKPQAKKPTRKRLAQEEAFSTLPGKTPVAVPFEKGAKFAVGQVTGRPITLDDGRFGRHFTVNEIIDRSAFAYPALLQDPRVFFPVEAP